Proteins found in one Prochlorothrix hollandica PCC 9006 = CALU 1027 genomic segment:
- the coaE gene encoding dephospho-CoA kinase (Dephospho-CoA kinase (CoaE) performs the final step in coenzyme A biosynthesis.), producing MGTPTTTPDSRRLIGLTGGIATGKTTVSSYLGTVHQLPILDADRYAREAVQPNSAILQRVVDRYGSDILADGEHLDRHKLANTVFHDETERHWLESQIHPYVNQCFLDVMAALHDQPTLVLVIPLLFEAGLTEQVSEIWVVACSEEQQRQRLMQRDQLNLEEAQARIESQMPLAEKCNRAQVVLDNSGDRDALLAQIDRALLSAPAPSVSIPSP from the coding sequence ATGGGTACACCCACCACCACTCCAGACAGCCGCCGCCTCATTGGTCTCACCGGGGGCATTGCCACCGGCAAAACCACCGTTTCCAGCTACCTGGGCACCGTTCACCAGTTGCCGATTTTGGATGCCGATCGCTATGCCCGCGAAGCAGTCCAGCCCAACTCCGCCATTTTGCAGCGGGTTGTCGATCGCTATGGGTCCGATATCTTGGCCGATGGGGAACACCTCGATCGCCACAAACTAGCCAACACCGTCTTCCATGACGAAACCGAACGCCACTGGCTAGAATCCCAAATCCACCCCTATGTCAACCAATGTTTCCTGGATGTCATGGCTGCCCTCCATGATCAGCCCACGTTGGTTTTAGTGATTCCCCTGCTGTTTGAGGCGGGACTGACGGAACAGGTTAGCGAAATTTGGGTGGTGGCTTGTTCAGAGGAACAGCAACGGCAACGGCTGATGCAACGGGATCAACTGAACCTAGAGGAAGCCCAGGCCCGCATTGAGTCCCAAATGCCCCTCGCTGAAAAATGTAATCGCGCCCAGGTGGTGTTGGATAATTCCGGCGATCGTGATGCCCTCTTAGCCCAGATCGATCGGGCGCTCCTGTCCGCCCCGGCTCCCTCCGTCAGCATTCCCTCGCCCTAG
- the msrA gene encoding peptide-methionine (S)-S-oxide reductase MsrA: MFLFGLGKKLELPTAETALPGRSTPMVVPPTHFVNGNPLSPPFPAGLELALFGLGCFWGAERKFWEVSGVFSTAVGYAGGITPNPSYNEVCSGFTGHNEVVQVVFDPQQVSYDTLLKVFWESHNPTQGMRQGNDVGTQYRSGIYTHSPSQQQQAEASRGRYQDALTAAKKGEITTEILEAPAFYYAEDYHQQYLAKNPGGYCGLGGTGVTCPVGLGTLS, encoded by the coding sequence ATGTTCCTGTTTGGCCTTGGCAAAAAGCTTGAATTGCCCACCGCTGAAACCGCACTGCCGGGGCGATCGACCCCCATGGTCGTGCCCCCGACCCATTTCGTCAATGGCAACCCCCTCAGCCCTCCTTTCCCAGCGGGCCTAGAGTTAGCCCTGTTCGGCCTCGGTTGTTTCTGGGGCGCAGAGCGTAAATTCTGGGAAGTATCCGGCGTTTTCTCCACCGCTGTGGGCTATGCCGGAGGAATAACCCCTAATCCGTCCTATAACGAAGTCTGTAGCGGCTTCACAGGCCACAACGAGGTGGTGCAGGTGGTGTTTGATCCCCAACAGGTGAGCTACGACACCCTCCTCAAGGTCTTTTGGGAAAGCCACAACCCCACCCAGGGGATGCGCCAGGGCAATGATGTGGGCACCCAATACCGATCGGGCATTTACACCCATTCCCCCAGCCAACAACAGCAGGCGGAAGCCTCCCGTGGCCGTTACCAAGACGCACTGACGGCGGCTAAGAAAGGGGAAATCACCACGGAAATCCTCGAAGCCCCAGCCTTCTACTATGCCGAAGACTACCACCAACAATACTTAGCCAAGAACCCAGGGGGTTACTGTGGTCTGGGGGGCACAGGGGTCACCTGTCCGGTGGGCTTGGGGACGCTGTCCTAG
- a CDS encoding vWA domain-containing protein has translation MKVSLQYALSDAQGEVGTAQHQRQLMTTIRVVPESTDTYQPLNLTVIVDRSASIAPATLDTLKQSLLQLAAQLTPQDYLTLVAFNHCAEVLVSHGQGDHWSAVRSALDCLEPQGGTCLSEALRLGLSEVMQHRNDRISQVLLISDGSNDHGSDDRCGKLAEFLGENHIGFQAIALGVGQGSQGLLADLVTLAQGKLTVVQHLDQLSPVLHQSFTQLQSVRCVNAVLYWVPEPTVRLAAHQPWAQVSPEVMDLDPKITSNRVKVTLGTVVNYSPRVLLANLYVAGITPGVQTLGRLQVQYRHPQGTEVLRSPTHSVSLTGLAQHQPSTSPEMRPHLLNLAKYRQVALAETGLEAGDRAGAAQMLYAAALTVQELGNPQAEQLLGHSADRLRGGGLLGEADRQLLRLLAQSVL, from the coding sequence ATGAAAGTTAGCCTGCAATACGCCCTGAGCGATGCCCAAGGGGAGGTGGGGACAGCCCAGCACCAGCGCCAGTTAATGACAACCATACGGGTGGTACCGGAGTCTACGGACACCTATCAGCCCCTAAACTTAACGGTCATTGTCGATCGCAGCGCCTCCATTGCCCCCGCCACCCTCGACACCCTCAAGCAGTCCCTGCTCCAGTTAGCGGCCCAGCTCACCCCCCAGGATTACCTAACCCTGGTGGCCTTTAACCACTGTGCGGAGGTCTTGGTGAGCCACGGACAAGGGGATCATTGGTCGGCGGTACGATCGGCCCTGGACTGCCTGGAACCCCAAGGGGGCACCTGCCTCAGCGAAGCCTTGCGCCTGGGGCTGAGCGAAGTGATGCAGCACCGCAACGATCGCATTTCCCAGGTGCTGCTGATCAGTGATGGCAGCAATGACCATGGCAGTGATGACCGCTGTGGCAAGCTGGCAGAATTCTTAGGGGAGAACCACATTGGCTTCCAGGCCATTGCCCTGGGGGTGGGCCAGGGTTCCCAGGGGTTATTGGCAGATTTGGTCACACTAGCCCAGGGTAAGCTGACGGTGGTGCAGCACTTGGATCAGTTGTCCCCCGTGCTGCACCAGAGTTTCACCCAATTGCAGTCGGTGCGGTGTGTCAATGCGGTGTTGTATTGGGTACCGGAACCCACGGTCAGGCTAGCGGCCCATCAACCCTGGGCGCAGGTGTCTCCAGAGGTGATGGACTTGGATCCCAAAATCACCTCGAACCGGGTCAAGGTGACCTTGGGCACCGTGGTCAACTATAGCCCCAGGGTGCTGTTAGCTAATCTCTATGTGGCTGGCATCACCCCAGGGGTGCAAACCCTAGGCCGACTGCAAGTGCAATATCGCCATCCCCAGGGCACGGAAGTGCTGCGATCGCCCACCCACAGCGTTAGCCTCACCGGTCTAGCCCAGCACCAGCCCAGCACCAGCCCTGAGATGCGCCCCCATCTGTTGAACCTGGCCAAATATCGCCAAGTGGCCCTAGCGGAAACGGGGCTGGAGGCCGGCGATCGCGCCGGTGCGGCTCAAATGCTCTATGCCGCCGCCCTTACGGTGCAGGAATTGGGCAATCCCCAGGCGGAGCAACTGTTGGGTCACAGCGCCGATCGCCTGCGGGGCGGTGGTTTGTTGGGGGAAGCCGATCGCCAATTACTGCGGCTGTTGGCCCAATCGGTTTTATAA
- a CDS encoding ATP-dependent Clp protease proteolytic subunit, translating to MNGPIQAVQASYGGEAYYRTPPPDLESLLLKERIVYLGLPLVSSDDFKRQLGMDVTELIIAQLLFLEFDNPEKPIYFYINSTGTSWYDGSAIGAETEAFAICDTLNYIRPAVHTICLGQAMGTAAMILSAGSKGCRASLPHATIVLNQPRTGARGQATDIQIRAKEVLENKRATLEILSRNTGQPMETIAKDTDRMLYMTPPQAQEYGLIDRVLGSSADLPTPVPLGV from the coding sequence ATGAATGGACCGATTCAGGCTGTCCAAGCTTCCTACGGCGGGGAAGCCTATTACCGGACACCTCCCCCAGACTTAGAATCTTTACTGCTCAAGGAGCGGATTGTCTACCTCGGCTTACCCCTGGTTTCCTCCGACGACTTTAAGCGGCAGTTGGGCATGGATGTTACCGAGCTGATCATTGCCCAGTTACTGTTTTTGGAGTTTGACAATCCCGAAAAGCCCATTTACTTCTATATCAACTCCACCGGCACCTCTTGGTATGACGGCTCGGCCATTGGGGCAGAAACAGAAGCGTTTGCCATCTGTGACACCCTCAATTACATTCGCCCTGCCGTCCATACTATCTGTCTGGGCCAAGCCATGGGCACCGCTGCCATGATTTTGTCGGCGGGGAGCAAGGGCTGTCGGGCCAGTTTGCCCCATGCCACCATTGTCTTGAACCAGCCCCGCACGGGGGCCAGGGGACAAGCCACGGATATCCAAATCCGGGCCAAGGAAGTGCTGGAGAATAAGCGGGCCACGTTGGAAATTCTCTCCCGCAATACGGGCCAACCCATGGAGACCATCGCCAAAGATACCGATCGCATGTTGTACATGACTCCCCCCCAAGCCCAGGAGTATGGACTCATCGATCGGGTGCTGGGTAGCTCAGCAGACCTTCCCACTCCGGTGCCCTTGGGGGTGTAG
- a CDS encoding ATP-dependent Clp protease proteolytic subunit gives MPIGVPSVPYRLPGSPYERWVDIYTRLSQERIIFLGQEVTDGLANRIVAFLLYLDSEDNNKPIYLYINSPGGSVTAGMAIYDTMQYIKSEVVTICVGLAASMGAFLLAAGTKGKRVALPHARIMIHQPMGGTGRRQATDIEIEAKEIIRIKHQLNQIMADRTGQTLARVEKDTDRDYFLSAAEAMEYGLIDRVIEERSL, from the coding sequence ATGCCTATTGGTGTGCCCAGTGTCCCTTACCGCTTGCCCGGTAGTCCCTACGAGCGTTGGGTTGATATTTATACCCGCTTGAGCCAGGAGCGCATTATTTTTCTGGGTCAAGAAGTAACCGATGGGTTAGCCAATCGTATTGTGGCCTTTTTGTTGTATCTAGACTCCGAAGACAACAATAAGCCCATTTATCTGTACATCAATTCCCCCGGTGGTTCGGTGACCGCTGGCATGGCCATTTATGACACGATGCAATACATCAAGTCGGAAGTGGTGACCATTTGTGTGGGATTGGCGGCTTCCATGGGAGCCTTCCTGTTGGCGGCGGGTACCAAGGGCAAGCGGGTGGCCCTGCCCCATGCCCGCATTATGATTCACCAACCCATGGGGGGCACCGGACGACGGCAGGCCACGGATATTGAGATTGAAGCTAAGGAAATCATCCGCATTAAGCATCAGCTCAATCAAATCATGGCCGATCGCACGGGCCAAACCCTAGCGCGGGTGGAAAAAGACACCGATCGCGATTACTTCCTGTCTGCGGCTGAGGCCATGGAATATGGCTTGATCGATCGGGTGATTGAAGAGCGATCGCTCTAG